One genomic region from Bradyrhizobium icense encodes:
- a CDS encoding DUF6285 domain-containing protein produces the protein MQDEPTPTELIKAVADFLRNEIAPEIKGHNAFKLRVGINALDLVTRQLALEQGSDAAEAARLKQLLGADGSLIDLNRALCEKIAKGEVDLQRPGLAEHLWQTTMDKLAVDQPNYASYKRELGNK, from the coding sequence ATGCAAGACGAACCGACACCCACCGAACTGATCAAGGCGGTCGCGGATTTCCTCCGCAACGAGATAGCGCCCGAGATCAAAGGCCACAACGCCTTCAAGCTCCGCGTCGGCATCAACGCGCTGGACCTCGTCACGCGGCAACTGGCGCTGGAGCAGGGGAGCGATGCAGCGGAGGCCGCGCGGCTGAAGCAATTGCTCGGGGCCGATGGTTCGCTGATCGATCTCAACCGAGCGCTCTGTGAGAAGATCGCCAAAGGCGAAGTCGATCTGCAGAGGCCGGGCTTGGCCGAGCATCTCTGGCAGACCACGATGGACAAGCTCGCCGTCGATCAGCCGAACTACGCGTCGTACAAGAGGGAGTTGGGGAATAAGTAG
- a CDS encoding enoyl-CoA hydratase/isomerase — protein sequence MQFKHVTLDIDGAVAVLKLDHQEVMNAVSMDMLGGLGEALDAIDDKREEVRCVVLTGAGRAFCTGANLQGRNNQKPGKSNAGQSLEIGFHPFLRRIRRLHCPLVTAVNGPAAGAGMSFALMGDMILCARSSYFLQAFRRIGLVPDCGSTWLLPRMIGKARSVELSLMGERLPAEKALEWGLVNRVYDDAVLMEEAMKLAHELANGPTIALSLIRKLYWDSPENSFEEQLNLEFESQRIAGAAEDFKEGVSAFLEKRPAKFKGK from the coding sequence ATGCAGTTCAAGCACGTCACGCTCGATATCGACGGCGCGGTCGCCGTTCTCAAGCTCGACCATCAGGAGGTCATGAACGCGGTCTCGATGGACATGCTGGGCGGGCTCGGCGAAGCACTCGATGCGATCGACGACAAGCGTGAGGAGGTGCGCTGCGTCGTGCTGACCGGCGCCGGGCGCGCCTTCTGCACCGGCGCCAACCTGCAGGGCCGCAACAACCAGAAGCCCGGCAAGAGCAACGCCGGGCAATCGCTGGAGATCGGCTTTCATCCGTTCCTGCGCCGCATTCGCCGGCTGCATTGTCCGCTCGTTACCGCCGTCAACGGTCCCGCCGCGGGCGCCGGGATGAGTTTTGCATTGATGGGCGACATGATCCTCTGCGCGCGCTCGTCCTATTTCCTGCAGGCGTTCCGTCGCATCGGCCTGGTGCCGGACTGCGGCTCGACCTGGCTATTGCCGCGCATGATAGGCAAGGCGCGCTCGGTCGAACTGTCGCTGATGGGCGAGCGGCTGCCGGCCGAGAAGGCGCTGGAATGGGGCCTCGTCAACCGCGTCTATGACGATGCAGTTCTGATGGAGGAGGCGATGAAGCTCGCGCATGAGCTCGCCAATGGTCCGACGATCGCGCTGTCGCTGATCCGAAAGCTCTACTGGGACAGCCCGGAAAATTCCTTCGAGGAACAGCTCAACCTCGAATTCGAATCGCAACGCATCGCGGGCGCGGCGGAGGATTTCAAGGAAGGCGTTAGCGCATTCCTCGAAAAGCGCCCCGCCAAGTTCAAAGGCAAATGA
- a CDS encoding enoyl-CoA hydratase-related protein, translating to MDLKFSKVTRKGPITIITLSRPEVYNALHIDAHFELNKVFDDFSADPAQWVAIVTGAGDKAFCAGNDLKWQAAGGKRGWDKGGFAGLTSRFDCDKPIIAAVNGVAMGGGFEIALACDLIIASENATFALPEPRVGLAALAGGVHRLPRQIGLKRAMGMILTARHVSAKEGLELGFVNEVVPAGEALAAAERWAETICKNSPMSIRASKQAIQRGLEVSLEQAIAEQREYPAVKAMAASQDYIEGPKAFAEKRPPKWLGR from the coding sequence ATGGACCTGAAATTCTCCAAGGTGACGCGCAAGGGACCGATCACGATCATCACGCTGTCGCGGCCCGAAGTGTACAATGCGCTGCATATCGATGCGCATTTCGAGCTCAACAAGGTGTTCGACGACTTTTCCGCGGACCCTGCGCAATGGGTGGCGATCGTCACCGGTGCCGGCGACAAGGCGTTCTGCGCCGGCAACGATTTGAAATGGCAGGCGGCCGGGGGAAAACGCGGCTGGGACAAGGGCGGCTTCGCCGGCCTCACCTCGCGCTTCGACTGCGACAAGCCGATCATCGCCGCGGTCAACGGCGTCGCGATGGGCGGCGGTTTCGAGATCGCGCTGGCCTGCGACCTCATCATCGCCTCGGAGAATGCGACCTTCGCCCTGCCCGAGCCGCGCGTCGGCCTCGCCGCGCTTGCCGGCGGCGTGCACCGGCTGCCGCGCCAGATCGGGCTGAAGCGCGCCATGGGCATGATCCTCACCGCACGCCACGTCTCGGCCAAGGAGGGTCTTGAACTCGGTTTCGTCAACGAGGTGGTTCCCGCCGGTGAGGCGCTCGCGGCGGCGGAGCGCTGGGCGGAGACCATCTGCAAGAACTCGCCGATGTCGATCCGCGCCTCCAAGCAGGCGATCCAGCGGGGGCTTGAGGTCTCGCTGGAACAGGCGATCGCCGAACAGCGCGAATATCCCGCGGTGAAGGCGATGGCGGCGTCCCAAGATTACATCGAGGGGCCGAAGGCGTTTGCGGAGAAACGTCCGCCGAAATGGCTGGGGCGGTGA
- a CDS encoding phosphotransferase family protein — protein sequence MIEEQLGRCVAAWYPGATGVTGAAKLSGGASQETWTFDIVHASGNVGAILRRAPPGYGASPGRAAGLDAEATLMQLAHDAGLPSPRVMHVLKPEDELGRGFIMQRIEGETIARKILRDEQFAKARPVLARQLGRVIAGIHGLPATKLPKLREMSATKEIADLEREYRSFNWPRPVFELALRWLRERDPGPSKEVTLVHGDFRHGNLIIGPDGVRAVLDWELAHLGDPMEDLGWICVNSWRFGEIDKPVGGFGSREELFAGYEEAGRKVDPIRVTFWEVMGTLRWGIMCCGMMQRFRQGPDHSMERAMIGRRSSETEIDLLRLLAPRA from the coding sequence ATGATCGAGGAACAACTCGGGCGCTGCGTCGCCGCCTGGTATCCGGGAGCGACCGGCGTCACCGGCGCCGCCAAACTTTCCGGCGGCGCCAGCCAGGAAACCTGGACGTTCGACATCGTGCACGCAAGCGGCAATGTCGGAGCCATCCTGCGCCGCGCGCCGCCGGGCTATGGCGCTTCGCCGGGACGGGCCGCTGGGCTGGATGCCGAGGCCACGCTGATGCAATTGGCCCATGACGCCGGCCTGCCGTCGCCGCGCGTGATGCATGTGCTCAAGCCCGAGGACGAACTCGGCCGCGGCTTCATCATGCAGCGCATCGAGGGGGAGACCATCGCGCGCAAGATTCTGCGCGATGAACAGTTCGCCAAGGCACGTCCGGTTTTGGCGCGGCAGCTCGGCCGCGTGATCGCCGGCATCCATGGCCTGCCGGCTACGAAACTGCCGAAGCTGCGCGAGATGAGCGCGACAAAGGAGATCGCTGACCTCGAGCGGGAATACCGCAGCTTCAACTGGCCCCGACCCGTGTTCGAACTCGCCCTTCGCTGGTTACGCGAGCGCGATCCCGGGCCGTCGAAAGAGGTGACACTGGTGCATGGCGATTTCCGCCATGGCAACCTCATCATCGGCCCCGACGGCGTGCGCGCGGTGCTGGACTGGGAGCTCGCCCATCTCGGCGACCCGATGGAAGATTTGGGGTGGATCTGCGTCAACTCCTGGCGGTTCGGCGAAATCGACAAACCCGTCGGAGGCTTCGGGTCGCGCGAGGAACTGTTCGCCGGCTACGAGGAAGCCGGCCGCAAAGTCGATCCTATCAGAGTGACGTTCTGGGAAGTGATGGGCACGCTGCGCTGGGGCATCATGTGCTGCGGCATGATGCAGCGCTTCCGGCAAGGCCCCGATCATTCGATGGAACGTGCCATGATTGGCCGCCGCTCGTCGGAGACGGAGATCGATCTGCTACGATTGCTTGCGCCGCGCGCATGA